From a single Nocardioides panacis genomic region:
- the purM gene encoding phosphoribosylformylglycinamidine cyclo-ligase — translation MTEQQPPSGATYEAAGVSIDAGDKAVELMKVWIDKARRPEMLGGIGGFAGLFDASALKSFDRPILATSADGVGTKVAIAQAMDIHHTIGFDLVGMLVDDLVVCGAEPLFLTDYIATGRVVPERVAAIVQGIAEACVQAGCALVGGETAEHPGLLGPDEYDVAGSTTGVVEAADLLGPGRVEAGDVVIAMASSGLHSNGYSLVRHVLLSTAGWSLERHVDELGRTLGEELLEPTTIYAKACLDLARSTATHAMSHITGGGLAANLERVLPDSKVATLDRGTWTPAPIFDLVRQVGSVEQAALERTLNCGVGMVAITAAADADRARSVLAGHGVDSWVCGEIGEATGAVGAPAGGTVTLRGQHPGW, via the coding sequence ATGACCGAGCAGCAGCCGCCGAGCGGTGCGACGTACGAAGCGGCCGGGGTGTCCATCGACGCCGGGGACAAGGCCGTCGAGCTGATGAAGGTGTGGATCGACAAGGCCCGCCGCCCCGAGATGCTGGGCGGGATCGGCGGCTTCGCCGGCCTGTTCGACGCCAGCGCGCTGAAGTCCTTCGACCGCCCGATCCTGGCCACCTCGGCCGACGGGGTGGGCACCAAGGTCGCGATCGCGCAGGCGATGGACATCCACCACACGATCGGCTTCGACCTGGTCGGGATGCTCGTCGACGACCTCGTCGTGTGCGGCGCCGAGCCGCTGTTCCTCACCGACTACATCGCCACCGGCCGGGTCGTCCCCGAGCGGGTGGCCGCGATCGTGCAGGGCATCGCCGAGGCCTGCGTGCAGGCCGGCTGCGCCCTGGTCGGCGGCGAGACCGCCGAGCACCCGGGGCTGCTCGGCCCCGACGAGTACGACGTCGCGGGCTCGACCACCGGCGTGGTGGAGGCCGCCGACCTGCTCGGCCCCGGCCGGGTCGAGGCCGGCGACGTGGTCATCGCGATGGCGTCCAGCGGACTGCACTCCAACGGCTACTCCCTGGTCCGGCACGTGCTGCTGAGCACCGCGGGCTGGTCCCTGGAGCGGCACGTCGACGAGCTCGGCCGCACGCTCGGCGAGGAGCTCCTCGAGCCCACCACGATCTACGCCAAGGCCTGCCTCGACCTGGCGCGCAGCACCGCCACGCACGCGATGTCGCACATCACCGGCGGCGGCCTGGCCGCGAACCTCGAGCGGGTGCTGCCGGACAGCAAGGTGGCCACCCTGGACCGCGGCACCTGGACCCCGGCGCCGATCTTCGACCTGGTCCGCCAGGTCGGCTCGGTGGAGCAGGCGGCGCTGGAGCGCACCCTGAACTGCGGCGTGGGGATGGTCGCGATCACCGCGGCCGCGGACGCCGACCGGGCGCGCAGCGTGCTGGCCGGCCACGGTGTCGACAGCTGGGTGTGCGGCGAGATCGGCGAGGCCACCGGCGCGGTCGGCGCGCCGGCCGGCGGCACGGTCACGTTGCGGGGCCAGCACCCGGGCTGGTGA
- a CDS encoding Glu/Leu/Phe/Val dehydrogenase family protein: MDHIARECSYVTGRTVAHGGAGDSSVLTAYGVFQGMRAAAERVWGAPTLHGRTVGVAGVGKVGRHLVRHLVEDGATVVVTDVDQAAVAAVQAEHVDVRSVADADALVASGLDVYAPCALGGALTDEVVGQLSAKIVCGAANNQLAHEGIEKQLQDRGVLYAPDYMVNAGGLIQVADELEGFSFERARQRAEKIFDTTARVFDLAEADGVPPAVAADRLAERRMTEVGRLRGIWLG, translated from the coding sequence ATGGACCACATCGCCCGGGAGTGCTCCTACGTCACCGGGCGCACCGTCGCGCACGGCGGGGCCGGGGACTCCTCGGTGCTCACCGCGTACGGCGTGTTCCAGGGCATGCGCGCCGCGGCCGAACGGGTCTGGGGCGCCCCCACGCTGCACGGCCGCACGGTCGGCGTCGCGGGCGTCGGCAAGGTCGGCCGGCACCTGGTCCGGCACCTCGTCGAGGACGGCGCGACGGTCGTCGTGACCGACGTGGACCAGGCCGCGGTCGCGGCGGTGCAGGCCGAGCACGTCGACGTACGCTCCGTCGCCGACGCGGACGCGCTGGTCGCCTCCGGGCTCGACGTCTACGCACCCTGCGCGCTCGGCGGCGCGCTCACCGACGAGGTCGTCGGGCAGCTGTCCGCGAAGATCGTCTGCGGCGCCGCCAACAACCAGCTCGCCCACGAGGGCATCGAGAAGCAGCTGCAGGACCGCGGGGTGCTCTACGCCCCCGACTACATGGTCAACGCGGGTGGCCTGATCCAGGTCGCCGACGAGCTCGAGGGCTTCTCCTTCGAGCGCGCCCGGCAGCGCGCCGAGAAGATCTTCGACACCACCGCCCGGGTGTTCGACCTCGCCGAGGCCGACGGTGTCCCGCCGGCGGTCGCCGCCGACCGCCTCGCGGAGCGCCGGATGACCGAGGTCGGCCGGCTGCGCGGCATCTGGCTCGGCTGA
- a CDS encoding DUF3073 domain-containing protein has translation MGRGRAKAKQTKVARDLKYRSHETDLSALAQELHGREPKTSDGAGDGSPDDHDDWADYSESRSRD, from the coding sequence ATGGGGCGCGGCCGAGCGAAGGCGAAGCAGACGAAGGTTGCCCGCGATCTGAAGTACCGCTCTCACGAGACGGACCTCAGCGCGCTGGCCCAGGAGCTGCACGGCAGAGAGCCGAAGACGTCCGACGGCGCCGGTGACGGCTCCCCGGACGACCACGACGACTGGGCGGACTACTCCGAGTCCCGCAGTCGCGACTAG
- the purF gene encoding amidophosphoribosyltransferase encodes MLTHELDPHDAGPQDACGVFGVWAPGEDVAKLTYYGLYALQHRGQESAGIAVSNGRQILVYKDMGLVSQVFDESTLASLKGHLAVGHARYSTTGASTWHNAQPTFRPTETGSIALAHNGNLTNTRELQQQVAGLTNVFGELDLPVKPTPAATNDTSLVTALLAHHPDTSLEEHAVRILPGLRGAFSFVWMDENTLYAARDPQGVRPLVLGRLERGWVVASETAALDIVGASFIRELEPGEMVAIDEDGLRSRRFAEAAPKHCLFEFVYLARPDTLMNDKRVHSVRVEIGRRLAREFPTDADLVMPVPESGTPAAIGYAEESGIPYGTGLVKNSYVGRTFIQPSQTIRQLGIRLKLNPLRDVIEGKRLVVVDDSIVRGNTQRALVRMLREAGAREVHVRISSPPVKWPCFYGIDFATRAELIANGLTSDEICRSIDADSLGYISLEQLVEATTVPMPNLCRACFDGVYPIELPDPEHLGKHLLEFAPTTGTDVDGLSTSLSGGGAGDSLDRP; translated from the coding sequence GAGCTCGACCCGCACGACGCCGGACCGCAGGACGCCTGCGGGGTCTTCGGGGTCTGGGCGCCGGGCGAGGACGTCGCGAAGCTGACGTACTACGGGCTCTACGCCCTGCAGCACCGCGGCCAGGAGTCCGCCGGGATCGCGGTCAGCAACGGCCGGCAGATCCTGGTCTACAAGGACATGGGGCTGGTCTCGCAGGTCTTCGACGAGTCCACGCTGGCCTCCCTGAAGGGCCACCTCGCGGTGGGGCACGCGCGGTACTCGACGACCGGCGCCAGCACCTGGCACAACGCGCAGCCGACGTTCCGGCCCACCGAGACCGGCTCGATCGCGCTGGCGCACAACGGCAACCTGACCAACACCCGCGAGCTGCAGCAGCAGGTCGCCGGGCTGACGAACGTGTTCGGCGAGCTGGACCTGCCGGTCAAGCCGACCCCGGCCGCCACCAACGACACCAGCCTGGTCACCGCGCTCCTCGCGCACCACCCGGACACGAGCCTCGAGGAGCACGCCGTCCGGATCCTGCCCGGGCTGCGCGGCGCGTTCTCCTTCGTCTGGATGGACGAGAACACCCTGTACGCCGCCCGCGACCCCCAGGGCGTCCGGCCGCTGGTGCTCGGCCGCCTCGAGCGCGGCTGGGTGGTCGCCTCGGAGACCGCCGCGCTGGACATCGTCGGCGCCTCGTTCATCCGCGAGCTCGAGCCCGGCGAGATGGTCGCGATCGACGAGGACGGGCTGCGCAGCCGCCGGTTCGCCGAGGCCGCCCCCAAGCACTGCCTGTTCGAGTTCGTCTACCTCGCCCGCCCGGACACGCTGATGAACGACAAGCGCGTGCACAGCGTGCGGGTCGAGATCGGCCGCCGGCTGGCGCGGGAGTTCCCGACCGACGCCGACCTGGTGATGCCGGTCCCGGAGTCCGGTACGCCGGCCGCGATCGGCTACGCCGAGGAGAGCGGCATCCCCTACGGCACCGGCCTGGTGAAGAACTCCTACGTCGGGCGCACGTTCATCCAGCCGTCGCAGACCATCCGGCAGCTCGGCATCCGGCTCAAGCTCAACCCGCTGCGCGACGTCATCGAGGGCAAGCGCCTCGTCGTCGTCGACGACTCGATCGTGCGCGGCAACACCCAGCGCGCCCTGGTGCGGATGCTCCGCGAGGCCGGCGCCCGCGAGGTGCACGTGCGGATCTCCTCGCCGCCGGTGAAGTGGCCGTGCTTCTACGGCATCGACTTCGCGACCCGCGCCGAGCTGATCGCCAACGGTCTGACCTCTGATGAGATCTGCCGCTCGATCGACGCGGACTCGCTCGGCTACATCTCCCTGGAGCAGCTCGTCGAGGCCACCACGGTCCCGATGCCGAACCTGTGCCGGGCCTGCTTCGACGGGGTCTACCCGATCGAGCTGCCCGACCCCGAGCACCTGGGCAAGCACCTCCTGGAGTTCGCCCCGACCACCGGCACGGACGTCGACGGCCTGTCGACCTCGCTGTCCGGTGGCGGCGCCGGCGACTCCCTCGACCGCCCCTGA